The window ATATTCATCCTCACAAAGAAACACTGAAGCATAAGCCACAGAGAAAAGCATGGGACGCCTTAAATCAAGCAAACAGTTTCTCGACAAACAATTGCCAGATTGAAGACAGTAAAACAACccctattattattattactattacaAAGAGAAGAACAAACTAGACACCCCTTCCAATGAGACACTTATTCAGCTATGAGTTACTAGCTCTATGGTTTAAATCTTTCTACAGTTGGGCTTCTTCTATAGCTGAACTCCTATCTGTTAAGTATACAAGCTGCAACGAGCAAAGTAAAATCTTCTATAGAGCCACCATCAAATCAAATTTAAAGACCGTGTTTGTACACCCATTGTTAAGAGAGATGGCAGGGTGGGCATGCATTGGCCCTTCTCTGTTCAGTCCTTCGATCCGATTGCGCAAGTCGTTTTCCTCCAAGAGCTGTCTTTGATATGCGTTTTGGTTTGATTCTACATACACCAGAGCCGATCGCATCGGCGAGCTCTCAAGGTCTTTCTGCTCTACTGTCATGCTTCATCAGATTGGCATCAGCTCCTACAGGACAAGGGAGAAAATCAATTATGCACATGTTTGATGATCAGCATAAAACCAAGTGAACACTGCATCAAAGAAAACACATTACATGAGTGCAATATTAAATATATCTGCGGTGGTATACCTGCACAATGTAGGATTAGGTTACATCCATGTTTGTCGTATACGCTATGTTCTTGGTTGAAGTTTCCAGCTGGGTAACATGCCCGTTAAGTTCCTTTTCCTTCATTATTGAGGCTTCACTCAAACTATGTGTGCTTTGAGAATTCTGGTGAGGTGAGTTCAGGACCTCAGAACCACAAGTGCCCAATCCATTTGATGAAAAATCTAGTTGTTTCTCAACAGATTTTGTGAGACACATTCTCTTTGCCCTTATCCGGTATGGAGGTGAAACATCAAAGCCCCTTGCAGAACTCGATAGCCCATCAAGAGAACCCAGTGACAGAAAGGATGCAGTTCTAAATGACTCTGGGGTGTCTGTAGCAGGGCGCTTCCCAGCAGGGGTGTAAAAGCTATCAGTGTTCGGTTCGCTAAACTTCAAATCACTAGCAGGTGTCAGTCTTTCTCGTTTTCttcttcttaatattgaaggggTGACTGGGAAGCTGTCAGCAGCAATCTTCAATATTGAATCAACACTTAACTGGACTGACATTGTTCCCTTCGTTGGCGTCGTGCAACCATTGGGGGATAGTGCTCCATTCCTGCAATGCTCAGATGTCTGGTGCACGGTTTGATGTTCAGAAATGAGTGAGGaactggcaggggctacatcattCATGTTAGGAATCTGGTAACAAAGAGGACCAAGGCTAGACTGTGCATCATTCTTCAAAGATGATTCTTCACCTTTAGCTGGTACAGCTTCTAGCTGAGTGCTATCAGGTTCCCCCAGGGTATCAAGTGTGGAATCAACCTTGAGTCCCTTCTCATGAACAGAAATAATTTCCAAACCCTTGTCACGAACAGAATCACTTTCCAGACCTTGTGCTGCTGAAGTAACAGCAGAGCCATTAACCACCGATGACACTTCATAAGAAGTTAGTGGCTGCACAGTTGGTAAAAAAGAAATGGATAGGAACCCTGAGCGGTCCTTGGCATGATCCAGTTTGTATGACTGTAGATGTGAGCTAAAATTAGAATGATGAGCTATTTCAGGCAGGTTTTTTGAAGTGATGCCGGGCACTGTGTTCAGATCAAGATGGCCCTCAGAAGCCAACGACTTCTGTTTATCCTTGAAGTCATCATGACCAACTAGTCTTGGAATTGCCAAAATATTTCTGGTGCCATAGACATCTAACTTCTTTCTCAAAGAACTATTCCAATGATTCTTTATAGAATTATCAGTCCTGGAAAGAGCAGCATACTATCAGCACGAATACATTATCTTGCGAAGTGAAGAAGGAAAACTAAGGTGTACAGGGCGCAGACAGTAAAGACACAACTCATAAGGAAACAATCAAGAGTTGATGACCATAACAAAGCTTTGCACAGTTATAAACAGAGAATCAAAAACAAACAAACTAAATAAGTGTCCATTCCTTCGAAATGGAATATTTGGCTACTTCGAAATGGAAGAATTTTCAGGCATGAAAGGGCATCCTTTGGAGCATGGAAAGGCAAATTTATTCATGATATAACGTTATTGTCACACAGGTTTAAAGCTACTGTGAAGCCCATTCTGCTGGCCTGGATCCAATCCTTGTCATAATCTGTTCATATTGTTGTACTCTTTTGTatttatgtactccctccgtccgaaaatacttgtcatcaaaatgaataaaagaagatgtatctagacatattttagttctagatacatctctttttatccattttgatgacaagtatttccggacggagggagtaggaaTATAATATacgcatataatatatcaaaatgttcagaaaaagaaatcataaaacatGAACATATTTCCAGAGGCAACTAAAATCTACAAAAACTAGATGAAGCCCCGCGCGTTGCTGTGGGATATTTTTTAATAAAATTTCTAATGTGGAGAGATAGACCGTGTAAAGAAAAAAAGTGAATTGCATGTGCGTCAAAGAATTTCTCTTTTGTAGGGACTATGTAAATAGGTAAGTGCCCTTGTACAGTAATTTACTTTTTAGACTTTTGTATGACTCTCAGTTTCTTTAATGAAGGACTGAGAGTCTTTTGCCTCAGTGTTCAGTCGGAAAAAAAAAATAAGTGTGCATTATGAGTAATACGCGTGCTTACAGATTTATCATCATTCAGCTACAGAAGCCTGTAGTTAGTTTTTGGAGAATTCAATTATTTATTCAAATTTGGCAGACCCATTCCATTTATCATAATCTTGTAACTGCAATTCTGTTTATCAGAACCAACACTAGAGGGTTGAAAATAATTATTTAAAATAATCCAATATTAAAAAGTTCAACATAGCAAGTTAACCCAAAAAAATAATTATTAAAATAATTATTGATCATTGAATAATTAAAGTCATGAGATAGCATAGTTTGTTAGCACCAACTCAATGCCATTTCAACATTATGCCGCTAGGTTTAGGCGGAAACATTCCAACAGGATGTAAGCTGTTTGGCAGTACCTTCCAGGAAGAACTTTTGCTATTTCTGCCCATTTATTCCCATATTCCCGATGGGCATTAATCAGTGCCTGTTCCTCCTCAGCAGTCCAAGCATCTTTCCGTATGTCTGGATTCAGATGATTATGCCACCTAAAATGTTTTGTATGAATTCAAAATCAGCTTCATATTTACCAATCAGCTCTTTATGTATGTAACCAGTATGTTTCTGAATTAGCAAACTTCCCCCCGTTTGTCTTGCACAAAGGGGGGAATGCATTTCAGCAAACCATATAAAAATAGAACAATCAAAAGAATACCTCTCTCGACATTGCTTGCCTATACGTCCAGGTAGTGACCTTGCAATGACGGACCATTTTGTTGGTCCATACTTCTTTACAAGATCAAT is drawn from Triticum urartu cultivar G1812 unplaced genomic scaffold, Tu2.1 TuUngrouped_contig_6148, whole genome shotgun sequence and contains these coding sequences:
- the LOC125530211 gene encoding transcription factor MYB3R-2-like, with amino-acid sequence MGAMAEEAEHEGCVENRQPLAASSESVSEGSSYGGAGAPARMSPPVSGSVNSVSGLRRTSGPIRRAKGGWTSQEDETLRKAVETFNGRSWKKIAEFFPDRTEVQCLHRWQKVLNPELIKGPWTQEEDDKIIDLVKKYGPTKWSVIARSLPGRIGKQCRERWHNHLNPDIRKDAWTAEEEQALINAHREYGNKWAEIAKVLPGRTDNSIKNHWNSSLRKKLDVYGTRNILAIPRLVGHDDFKDKQKSLASEGHLDLNTVPGITSKNLPEIAHHSNFSSHLQSYKLDHAKDRSGFLSISFLPTVQPLTSYEVSSVVNGSAVTSAAQGLESDSVRDKGLEIISVHEKGLKVDSTLDTLGEPDSTQLEAVPAKGEESSLKNDAQSSLGPLCYQIPNMNDVAPASSSLISEHQTVHQTSEHCRNGALSPNGCTTPTKGTMSVQLSVDSILKIAADSFPVTPSILRRRKRERLTPASDLKFSEPNTDSFYTPAGKRPATDTPESFRTASFLSLGSLDGLSSSARGFDVSPPYRIRAKRMCLTKSVEKQLDFSSNGLGTCGSEVLNSPHQNSQSTHSLSEASIMKEKELNGHVTQLETSTKNIAYTTNMDVT